One genomic segment of Flavobacteriaceae bacterium includes these proteins:
- a CDS encoding ketoacyl-ACP synthase III — protein sequence MYSSVITGTGTHIPSVKKENEKFSSHRFLNSDGSDFESTNEVIIDKFKTITGIEERRYAKDEYNASDLGYFASLKAIENAGVHPEELDYIILAHNFGDVRNKTIQSDILPSLATRVKYRLGIKNPNCVAYDILFGCPGWVEGVIQANAFIQSGIAKKALIIGAEMLSRVLDKHDRDSMIYSDGAGACILEAKEGETSGIISHASQTFAKEEAYHLFFGNSFDKKEDPDVRYIKMHGRKIYEFALNNVPNAMKMALDKSDVSIDEVKKVFIHQANEKMDEAIIKRFFRLYKKPIPEGIMPMSIHKLGNSSVATVPTLLDLVLKNKIEGKRVEKGDVVILASVGAGMNINAIVYRY from the coding sequence AACGAAAAATTTAGCAGTCATCGTTTCTTAAATTCAGACGGCTCCGATTTCGAAAGTACCAATGAGGTGATTATAGATAAATTTAAAACCATTACAGGAATAGAAGAAAGGAGATATGCAAAAGATGAATATAATGCTTCGGATTTAGGATATTTTGCCTCTTTAAAAGCGATTGAAAATGCCGGAGTTCACCCGGAAGAATTAGATTATATCATACTGGCACATAATTTTGGAGATGTTAGAAATAAAACCATTCAAAGCGATATTCTGCCTAGTTTGGCGACCAGGGTAAAGTATAGATTGGGGATAAAAAATCCCAATTGTGTTGCTTACGATATTTTGTTTGGATGCCCGGGATGGGTAGAAGGTGTTATACAAGCGAATGCTTTTATACAAAGTGGCATTGCAAAAAAAGCATTGATTATAGGAGCAGAAATGCTATCAAGAGTTTTAGACAAGCACGACAGGGATTCCATGATATACAGCGATGGAGCCGGTGCATGTATTTTGGAAGCGAAAGAAGGTGAAACATCCGGTATCATTAGCCATGCCTCACAAACATTTGCCAAAGAAGAAGCATACCATTTATTTTTTGGAAATTCTTTTGATAAAAAAGAAGACCCGGATGTGCGCTATATAAAAATGCACGGGCGCAAAATTTATGAATTTGCTTTAAATAACGTTCCCAATGCTATGAAAATGGCTTTGGATAAAAGTGATGTCTCCATAGATGAAGTAAAGAAAGTATTTATTCATCAAGCCAATGAAAAAATGGATGAAGCCATTATCAAGCGTTTCTTTAGATTGTATAAAAAACCAATTCCCGAAGGAATTATGCCTATGAGTATTCATAAATTAGGCAATAGTTCGGTAGCTACCGTTCCAACGTTGTTAGATTTAGTATTGAAAAATAAAATTGAAGGAAAGAGAGTAGAAAAAGGAGATGTCGTTATTTTAGCTTCTGTAGGAGCAGGAATGAATATCAATGCTATAGTATACAGGTATTAA